From a single Candoia aspera isolate rCanAsp1 chromosome 2, rCanAsp1.hap2, whole genome shotgun sequence genomic region:
- the SLC6A6 gene encoding sodium- and chloride-dependent taurine transporter isoform X2 encodes MATKEKLQCLKDFHKDILKPSPGKSPGTRPEDEAEGKPPQREKWASKIDFLLSVAGGFIGLGNVWRFPYLCYKNGGGAFLIPYFIFLFGGGLPVFFLEVALGQYTSEGGITCWEKICPIFSGIGYASIVIVSLLNVYYIVILAWGLYYLFQSFAYILPWAHCHHKWNSENCVEDTLRKNKTLWLSLNTTNFTSPVTEFWENNVLSLSSGIDEPGIIKWDLALCLFLVWVICFFCIWKGVKSTGKVVYITATFPFLMLFVLLIRGVTLPGAAEGIKFYLYPDISRLSDPQVWIDAGTQIFFSYAICLGAMTSLGSYNKYKYNCYRDCLLLGCLNSGTSFVSGFAIFSVLGFMAQEQGVDIADVAESGPGLAFIAYPKAVSMMPLPTFWAILFFVMLLLLGLDSQFVEVEGQITSLVDLYPSFLRKGYRREIFIAVVCFLSYLLGLTMVTEGGMYVFQLFDYYAASGVCLLWVAFFECIAVAWVYGADNFYDAIEDMIGYRPGPWMKWSWILITPILCMGCFIFSLVKYTPLTYNKVYIYPQWAVGLGWVLALSSMICIPLVTVIRIVQSDGSLLERVKAMAAPREITRWDKETEIAATFCPPGLANGELIKPTHVIVETTM; translated from the exons atggcAACAAAGGAGAAGCTGCAGTGTCTGAAAGATTTTCACAAGGACATCCTTAAGCCTTCCCCCGGCAAGAGCCCTGGAACACGGCCTGAGGATGAGGCAGAGGGCAAGCCACCCCAACGGGAAAAATGGGCCAGCAAGATTGATTTTCTGTTGTCTGTAGCTGGAGGGTTTATTGGATTAGGCAACGTCTGGCGATTTCCGTATCTCTGCTATAAAAATGGCGGAG GTGCATTTCTCATACCTTACTTCATTTTTCTGTTTGGGGGAGGTCTTCCTGTATTCTTCCTGGAAGTGGCACTAGGACAATATACCTCTGAAGGTGGAATTACGTGCTGGGAAAAAATCTGCCCTATTTTCTCTG GAATAGGTTATGCTTCCATAGTGATTGTGTCGCTTTTGAATGTGTATTACATCGTCATCCTGGCTTGGGGGCTGTACTATCTATTCCAGTCATTTGCGTACATTCTGCCATGGGCTCATTGTCATCACAAATGGAATTCAGAAAACTGTGTGGAAGACACCCTCAGGAAGAACAAAACCCTGTGGTTGTCACTCAATACCACTAACTTCACGTCTCCTGTCACAGAGTTTTGGGA GAACAATGTCCTGAGCTTGTCTTCAGGAATTGATGAACCTGGTATTATCAAGTGGGACCTGGCTCTTTGTCTTTTCCTTGTCTGGGTGATTTGTTTCTTTTGCATTTGGAAAGGTGTGAAGTCAACTGGGAAA GTTGTATACATAACGGCAACATTTCCATTCCTCATGCTTTTTGTACTCTTGATCCGTGGTGTCACTTTACCTGGAGCGGCAGAGGGCATCAAGTTCTACCTTTACCCTGACATCTCTCGTCTGTCAGATCCACAG GTCTGGATAGATGCTGGGACACAGATCTTCTTCTCCTATGCAATCTGCTTAGGTGCAATGACTTCCTTGGGGAgctacaataaatacaaatacaactgTTACAG GGACTGTTTGCTGCTGGGATGCCTGAACAGTGGTACCAGTTTTGTGTCTGGCTTCGCAATTTTTTCCGTCCTGGGCTTCATGGCACAAGAGCAAGGGGTGGACATTGCTGATGTGGCAGAGTCAG GTCCAGGTCTGGCCTTCATTGCTTATCCAAAAGCTGTGTCCATGATGCCATTGCCAACTTTTTGGGCTATTCTTTTCTTTGTTATGCTTCTGTTGCTTGGCCTGGACAGCCAG TTCGTTGAAGTTGAAGGACAGATCACATCATTAGTTGATCTGTACCCATCCTTCCTAAGGAAGGGTTACCGACGGGAAATCTTCATTGCTGTAGTATGTTTCCTCAGCTATCTTCTGGGACTAACTATGGTGACTGAA GGTGGCATGTATGTGTTTCAACTCTTTGACTACTATGCAGCTAGTGGTGTATGCCTTTTGTGGGTCGCATTCTTTGAATGCATTGCTGTAGCCTGGGTTTATG GCGCTGACAATTTTTACGATGCCATTGAAGATATGATTGGTTACAGGCCTGGTCCTTGGATGAAATGGAGCTGGATTTTAATTACACCAATTCTCTGCATG GGGTGCTTCATCTTTTCTCTGGTCAAGTATACCCCCCTGACCTACAACAAGGTCTACATCTACCCTCAGTGGGCAGTCGGTCTGGGCTGGGTGCTTGCTCTTTCATCTATGATCTGCATCCCACTGGTTACAGTTATCCGTATCGTGCAGTCAGATGGCTCCCTCCTTGAG AGGGTGAAGGCAATGGCTGCTCCTCGTGAGATCACGCGGTGGGACAAAGAAACAGAGATTGCTGCCACATTCTGCCCTCCTGGCCTGGCCAACGGAGAACTGATCAAGCCGACTCATGTCATCGTGGAGACAACGATGTGA
- the SLC6A6 gene encoding sodium- and chloride-dependent taurine transporter isoform X1, translated as MEEPALPIHIEEGIDVPTENKNMATKEKLQCLKDFHKDILKPSPGKSPGTRPEDEAEGKPPQREKWASKIDFLLSVAGGFIGLGNVWRFPYLCYKNGGGAFLIPYFIFLFGGGLPVFFLEVALGQYTSEGGITCWEKICPIFSGIGYASIVIVSLLNVYYIVILAWGLYYLFQSFAYILPWAHCHHKWNSENCVEDTLRKNKTLWLSLNTTNFTSPVTEFWENNVLSLSSGIDEPGIIKWDLALCLFLVWVICFFCIWKGVKSTGKVVYITATFPFLMLFVLLIRGVTLPGAAEGIKFYLYPDISRLSDPQVWIDAGTQIFFSYAICLGAMTSLGSYNKYKYNCYRDCLLLGCLNSGTSFVSGFAIFSVLGFMAQEQGVDIADVAESGPGLAFIAYPKAVSMMPLPTFWAILFFVMLLLLGLDSQFVEVEGQITSLVDLYPSFLRKGYRREIFIAVVCFLSYLLGLTMVTEGGMYVFQLFDYYAASGVCLLWVAFFECIAVAWVYGADNFYDAIEDMIGYRPGPWMKWSWILITPILCMGCFIFSLVKYTPLTYNKVYIYPQWAVGLGWVLALSSMICIPLVTVIRIVQSDGSLLERVKAMAAPREITRWDKETEIAATFCPPGLANGELIKPTHVIVETTM; from the exons aaaacaaaaacatggcAACAAAGGAGAAGCTGCAGTGTCTGAAAGATTTTCACAAGGACATCCTTAAGCCTTCCCCCGGCAAGAGCCCTGGAACACGGCCTGAGGATGAGGCAGAGGGCAAGCCACCCCAACGGGAAAAATGGGCCAGCAAGATTGATTTTCTGTTGTCTGTAGCTGGAGGGTTTATTGGATTAGGCAACGTCTGGCGATTTCCGTATCTCTGCTATAAAAATGGCGGAG GTGCATTTCTCATACCTTACTTCATTTTTCTGTTTGGGGGAGGTCTTCCTGTATTCTTCCTGGAAGTGGCACTAGGACAATATACCTCTGAAGGTGGAATTACGTGCTGGGAAAAAATCTGCCCTATTTTCTCTG GAATAGGTTATGCTTCCATAGTGATTGTGTCGCTTTTGAATGTGTATTACATCGTCATCCTGGCTTGGGGGCTGTACTATCTATTCCAGTCATTTGCGTACATTCTGCCATGGGCTCATTGTCATCACAAATGGAATTCAGAAAACTGTGTGGAAGACACCCTCAGGAAGAACAAAACCCTGTGGTTGTCACTCAATACCACTAACTTCACGTCTCCTGTCACAGAGTTTTGGGA GAACAATGTCCTGAGCTTGTCTTCAGGAATTGATGAACCTGGTATTATCAAGTGGGACCTGGCTCTTTGTCTTTTCCTTGTCTGGGTGATTTGTTTCTTTTGCATTTGGAAAGGTGTGAAGTCAACTGGGAAA GTTGTATACATAACGGCAACATTTCCATTCCTCATGCTTTTTGTACTCTTGATCCGTGGTGTCACTTTACCTGGAGCGGCAGAGGGCATCAAGTTCTACCTTTACCCTGACATCTCTCGTCTGTCAGATCCACAG GTCTGGATAGATGCTGGGACACAGATCTTCTTCTCCTATGCAATCTGCTTAGGTGCAATGACTTCCTTGGGGAgctacaataaatacaaatacaactgTTACAG GGACTGTTTGCTGCTGGGATGCCTGAACAGTGGTACCAGTTTTGTGTCTGGCTTCGCAATTTTTTCCGTCCTGGGCTTCATGGCACAAGAGCAAGGGGTGGACATTGCTGATGTGGCAGAGTCAG GTCCAGGTCTGGCCTTCATTGCTTATCCAAAAGCTGTGTCCATGATGCCATTGCCAACTTTTTGGGCTATTCTTTTCTTTGTTATGCTTCTGTTGCTTGGCCTGGACAGCCAG TTCGTTGAAGTTGAAGGACAGATCACATCATTAGTTGATCTGTACCCATCCTTCCTAAGGAAGGGTTACCGACGGGAAATCTTCATTGCTGTAGTATGTTTCCTCAGCTATCTTCTGGGACTAACTATGGTGACTGAA GGTGGCATGTATGTGTTTCAACTCTTTGACTACTATGCAGCTAGTGGTGTATGCCTTTTGTGGGTCGCATTCTTTGAATGCATTGCTGTAGCCTGGGTTTATG GCGCTGACAATTTTTACGATGCCATTGAAGATATGATTGGTTACAGGCCTGGTCCTTGGATGAAATGGAGCTGGATTTTAATTACACCAATTCTCTGCATG GGGTGCTTCATCTTTTCTCTGGTCAAGTATACCCCCCTGACCTACAACAAGGTCTACATCTACCCTCAGTGGGCAGTCGGTCTGGGCTGGGTGCTTGCTCTTTCATCTATGATCTGCATCCCACTGGTTACAGTTATCCGTATCGTGCAGTCAGATGGCTCCCTCCTTGAG AGGGTGAAGGCAATGGCTGCTCCTCGTGAGATCACGCGGTGGGACAAAGAAACAGAGATTGCTGCCACATTCTGCCCTCCTGGCCTGGCCAACGGAGAACTGATCAAGCCGACTCATGTCATCGTGGAGACAACGATGTGA